A single window of Syntrophotalea acetylenica DNA harbors:
- a CDS encoding nucleotidyltransferase family protein — MQREQVIQILSQHMEEIRQKFDVQSLSLFGSVARGESRPDSDLDILVTYSQVPGLFKYLDLKEYLEDLFHQPVDLVTMKALKKQLRDEILGEAVHVH, encoded by the coding sequence ATGCAACGAGAGCAGGTCATCCAGATTCTTTCACAACATATGGAAGAAATCCGTCAAAAATTTGATGTTCAATCGCTGTCTCTTTTTGGTTCGGTTGCCAGAGGAGAATCCAGACCGGATAGCGATCTCGATATACTTGTTACCTACAGTCAAGTTCCTGGGTTGTTTAAGTACTTGGATTTAAAAGAGTATCTCGAAGACTTGTTTCACCAACCGGTCGATCTGGTGACCATGAAGGCCCTTAAAAAGCAACTTCGCGATGAAATCCTTGGGGAGGCTGTTCATGTCCACTAG
- a CDS encoding DUF86 domain-containing protein has protein sequence MSTRGWRFRIEDILEAITRIQEYSAGLDYPNWQQDQKTVDAVIRNFEIIGEAANHVPFEVQERFRKIPWAKMRGIRNVLIHEYFGVDAEVVWRTIQDDLPGLKMLLMEIDKD, from the coding sequence ATGTCCACTAGGGGGTGGAGGTTTCGGATTGAGGACATTCTGGAGGCAATTACTCGTATTCAGGAATATTCCGCCGGCCTTGATTATCCTAATTGGCAACAGGACCAAAAAACCGTTGATGCGGTTATACGTAATTTTGAGATTATTGGAGAAGCAGCCAATCATGTGCCTTTCGAGGTTCAAGAACGTTTCCGAAAAATTCCCTGGGCGAAGATGAGAGGCATTAGAAATGTTTTGATTCACGAGTACTTTGGCGTGGACGCAGAAGTTGTTTGGCGGACAATTCAGGATGATTTGCCAGGCTTGAAAATGCTTTTGATGGAGATTGACAAAGACTGA
- a CDS encoding ribbon-helix-helix domain-containing protein, with amino-acid sequence MPAKNPRVNVVLEKPLYNALHDLAEDEGVSMSMLMRDLVREALEIREDRALADLAAERENGFDRRKAVSHEDVWG; translated from the coding sequence ATGCCTGCAAAAAACCCAAGAGTCAACGTAGTCCTTGAAAAACCCCTCTATAATGCCCTCCATGACCTCGCCGAAGACGAAGGTGTCTCCATGTCCATGTTGATGCGGGACCTGGTAAGGGAGGCCCTCGAAATCCGGGAAGATCGAGCACTGGCCGATTTAGCCGCCGAACGGGAAAATGGTTTTGACCGCCGTAAGGCTGTAAGCCATGAAGATGTCTGGGGGTAG
- a CDS encoding type II toxin-antitoxin system RelE family toxin, which yields MAFSVIYHPDVKGRDIPKINGDVRVRIKKAIETRLMVAPQEYGEPLRKTLKGYWKLRVGDCRIVFKIDGDEILILGICHRKGVYPLMESRQ from the coding sequence GTGGCATTTTCGGTCATCTATCATCCCGATGTCAAAGGGCGAGACATCCCTAAGATAAACGGCGATGTCCGGGTGCGGATCAAAAAAGCGATCGAAACCCGACTCATGGTTGCCCCTCAAGAATATGGTGAACCATTGCGAAAGACCCTTAAGGGCTACTGGAAACTCAGGGTCGGGGATTGCCGCATTGTATTCAAGATTGACGGCGACGAAATTCTTATCCTCGGAATCTGCCATCGCAAGGGAGTTTATCCGCTGATGGAAAGCCGACAGTGA
- a CDS encoding type II toxin-antitoxin system RelE/ParE family toxin, whose translation MKTYQVVLAPDFLSDLFELYRYVALRDGKERARDLVKKLEKAARQLKNFPDRGHALPELAPMGIQDIQEITNGPYRIIYKVLDNAVHILACIDGRRDVEQVLIQRAVRV comes from the coding sequence ATGAAAACCTACCAGGTTGTGCTTGCCCCCGATTTCCTTTCCGATCTTTTTGAGCTCTATCGATATGTGGCCCTCAGAGATGGCAAGGAAAGAGCCAGGGATTTGGTAAAAAAACTGGAAAAAGCCGCTCGACAGCTCAAAAACTTCCCGGACCGCGGCCACGCATTGCCGGAACTGGCACCGATGGGGATCCAGGACATCCAAGAAATCACCAACGGTCCTTATCGGATTATATATAAAGTGCTGGACAACGCCGTTCACATATTGGCCTGTATCGATGGCCGCAGGGATGTTGAACAGGTTTTGATACAGCGAGCCGTAAGAGTTTAA
- a CDS encoding type II toxin-antitoxin system Phd/YefM family antitoxin, whose protein sequence is MKLSESVKPITYFKAHSAEVLDHLNQDGNALVITQNGEAKAVIMGIREYERLKDTIALMQLLAQSERSLREGRGKTLDEGFEELWKKIDHEEKKE, encoded by the coding sequence ATGAAACTGAGCGAATCCGTTAAACCGATTACTTATTTCAAGGCCCATTCGGCTGAGGTTTTGGACCATCTCAACCAGGATGGCAACGCCCTGGTTATTACTCAAAATGGCGAAGCGAAAGCCGTGATCATGGGCATCCGTGAATATGAACGCCTTAAAGACACCATTGCGCTCATGCAGCTGCTGGCGCAAAGCGAGCGCAGCCTCCGGGAAGGTCGCGGAAAAACTTTGGATGAGGGATTTGAAGAGCTCTGGAAAAAAATTGACCATGAGGAAAAAAAGGAATGA
- a CDS encoding DUF86 domain-containing protein — protein sequence MIAKKRHLSVEDYLDHIEQAATLATGYVRDMTRRTFLDDRKTQPAVIYNIMIIGEAATQIINEYPDFVAAHPDIPWREMRGIRNRMAHGYYELDLTIIWDTVTTYLDRLILQIASAKNFSSSY from the coding sequence ATGATCGCGAAGAAACGACATCTGTCGGTAGAGGATTACCTCGATCACATAGAACAAGCAGCGACCTTGGCAACCGGGTACGTCCGGGACATGACCAGGCGCACTTTTCTGGACGACAGGAAAACGCAACCAGCGGTCATATACAACATCATGATTATTGGCGAAGCAGCCACCCAAATCATCAACGAATATCCGGATTTTGTCGCCGCCCATCCAGATATTCCCTGGCGCGAAATGCGCGGAATCCGAAACCGCATGGCACACGGCTATTACGAGTTGGACCTGACAATCATCTGGGACACCGTGACCACCTATCTCGACAGACTGATCCTGCAGATTGCTTCAGCCAAAAATTTCTCATCCTCTTATTAA
- a CDS encoding nucleotidyltransferase family protein, whose translation MKPSYALKIHREEVKKAVRARKAFNARIFGSVLAGTDTEGSDLDLLVDTLPGTTLFELGGLQVDLEEILGVPVDLLTPGDLPAKFRDKVLHEAKEI comes from the coding sequence ATGAAACCATCATACGCCCTCAAAATACACCGCGAGGAAGTTAAAAAAGCTGTCCGTGCCCGAAAGGCATTCAATGCCCGTATCTTTGGCTCTGTTCTCGCGGGCACAGACACAGAAGGAAGCGATCTCGACCTGCTAGTTGATACGTTGCCCGGCACGACCCTTTTCGAATTAGGAGGCCTCCAGGTTGACCTTGAAGAGATTCTTGGCGTTCCGGTTGACCTTTTAACCCCTGGGGATTTACCGGCCAAGTTTCGGGACAAGGTTCTTCACGAAGCGAAAGAGATATGA